Proteins co-encoded in one bacterium genomic window:
- a CDS encoding GntR family transcriptional regulator: MFFEVDLQNSKPVYQQLIDQVKLACASGRLKPDDRLPSIREVAVALRVNRNTIARVYSELEREGLVYTRAGQGCFVSGRESDLRADVREEEIARRAEELVAQAKLYGFSEQDIRRVLDGQIRDIYKGRAKRPRKEAKS, encoded by the coding sequence ATGTTCTTCGAAGTCGATCTTCAGAACTCCAAGCCGGTTTACCAGCAGCTCATCGACCAAGTGAAGCTGGCCTGTGCGAGTGGGCGGTTGAAGCCGGACGACCGGTTGCCATCCATCCGCGAGGTCGCCGTGGCGCTGCGCGTGAACCGCAACACGATCGCGCGCGTTTACAGCGAACTGGAACGCGAGGGGCTCGTCTATACGCGCGCGGGACAGGGGTGTTTCGTCAGCGGCCGCGAGTCGGATCTGCGTGCGGACGTGCGCGAGGAGGAGATCGCTCGCCGCGCGGAGGAACTGGTCGCGCAGGCGAAGCTCTACGGATTCTCCGAGCAGGACATTCGTCGCGTTCTGGATGGTCAAATTCGCGACATCTACAAGGGCCGGGCGAAGCGCCCGCGCAAGGAGGCCAAGTCATGA
- the hemL gene encoding glutamate-1-semialdehyde 2,1-aminomutase, protein MTAKTSKDLFARAQQILPGGVNSPVRAFKAVGGNPPFIARAKGARLWDQEGKEYLDYIGSWGPMILGHEHPRVVEAVRKQAEIGMSYGAPSALEVEMAELIVDIVPSIEMVRMVNSGTEATMSAIRLARAATGRDLIVKFEGCYHGHGDSFLSKAGSGAATFGVPTSPGVPKGAAECTLNARYNDIASVADLFAAYPERISCVIVEPVVGNMGCVAPADEFLQKLRAECSKNGALLIFDEVMTGFRVAPGGAQERFGVTPDLTTMGKVIGGGLPVGAYGGRRDLMERIAPAGPVYQAGTLSGNPLAMAAGIATLRELQEHPEIYGELERRGAALESMITDCIKSKGYPCSYGRVGSMATLFFYDGAVRSWEESGQCNTEQFGQYFGEMLAAGIHMPPAQFEAFFLSAAHTDDDITRTAEAMTAAMGKVLG, encoded by the coding sequence ATGACTGCCAAGACTTCGAAAGACCTGTTTGCGCGTGCCCAACAAATCCTGCCCGGCGGCGTGAATTCGCCCGTTCGCGCGTTCAAGGCCGTTGGCGGCAATCCGCCGTTCATCGCTCGCGCAAAGGGCGCCCGCCTTTGGGACCAGGAAGGCAAAGAGTACCTCGACTACATCGGATCGTGGGGCCCGATGATTCTGGGTCACGAGCACCCGCGCGTCGTTGAAGCTGTTCGCAAGCAGGCCGAGATCGGAATGAGCTACGGCGCGCCGTCGGCCCTAGAAGTCGAGATGGCCGAATTGATCGTCGACATCGTTCCATCGATCGAGATGGTCCGCATGGTCAACTCCGGCACGGAGGCGACCATGAGCGCAATTCGCCTCGCCCGCGCCGCGACCGGCCGCGACTTGATCGTGAAGTTCGAAGGCTGCTATCACGGCCATGGCGATTCGTTCCTGTCCAAGGCCGGCAGTGGCGCCGCCACCTTCGGCGTTCCGACCAGCCCTGGCGTGCCGAAGGGCGCCGCCGAGTGCACGCTCAACGCACGTTACAATGACATCGCCAGCGTAGCCGATTTGTTCGCTGCTTATCCTGAACGCATTTCCTGCGTGATCGTCGAACCCGTCGTCGGTAACATGGGTTGCGTGGCACCGGCCGACGAGTTTCTGCAGAAGCTGCGCGCGGAATGCTCGAAGAACGGCGCGCTATTGATCTTCGACGAAGTCATGACCGGCTTCCGCGTGGCGCCGGGCGGCGCACAGGAACGCTTCGGTGTGACACCGGATCTGACCACCATGGGCAAGGTCATCGGCGGCGGCCTCCCCGTCGGCGCATACGGCGGACGGCGCGACCTGATGGAGCGCATTGCTCCCGCCGGGCCGGTATACCAGGCAGGCACGCTTTCCGGCAACCCGCTGGCCATGGCCGCGGGCATCGCAACATTGCGCGAGTTGCAGGAACATCCCGAGATCTACGGCGAGCTTGAACGGCGCGGTGCGGCGCTCGAATCAATGATCACCGACTGCATCAAGTCCAAGGGCTATCCCTGCTCCTATGGGCGAGTCGGGTCGATGGCGACGTTGTTCTTCTACGATGGCGCCGTGCGCAGTTGGGAAGAGTCGGGCCAGTGCAACACCGAGCAGTTCGGCCAGTACTTCGGCGAAATGCTCGCCGCAGGCATCCACATGCCGCCGGCACAGTTCGAGGCCTTCTTCCTCTCCGCCGCCCACACCGACGACGACATCACCCGCACCGCCGAAGCCATGACCGCGGCGATGGGGAAGGTGCTGGGCTGA
- the hemB gene encoding porphobilinogen synthase, translating into MHYPAIRLRRMRRNEQIRAMVRETRLTVDQLIYPLFVCTGENVRHPISSMPGCFQMSVDKIVEECREINDLGIPAVILFGIPDKKDEFGTGAYDPEGPVPVATRAIKKAFPNLQVWADVCMCEYTSHGHCGIVSDRMVENDPTLDLLAKAALTYVQAGADVVAPSDMMDGRVARIRETLEEAGYCFVPIVSYAAKYSSAFYGPFREAAESAPQFGDRRSYQMDPANTDEAMREVAFDIDEGADIVMVKPALPYLDIIRRVKDEFNIPIAAYNVSGEYSMLHAAAEKGWLDYEKVMMESLLSIRRAGATMILTYFAKDAARVLARQ; encoded by the coding sequence ATGCATTATCCTGCTATCAGACTGCGCCGAATGCGTCGAAACGAGCAGATCCGCGCCATGGTGCGCGAGACGCGCCTGACCGTTGATCAGTTGATTTATCCCCTGTTCGTATGTACTGGAGAGAACGTCCGGCATCCGATCAGTTCGATGCCCGGCTGCTTTCAGATGTCCGTCGATAAGATCGTGGAAGAATGTCGCGAGATCAACGACCTCGGTATTCCGGCCGTGATTCTCTTCGGCATTCCGGACAAGAAGGACGAGTTCGGTACGGGAGCCTACGATCCGGAGGGACCCGTTCCGGTCGCAACGCGCGCCATCAAGAAGGCCTTCCCGAATCTGCAGGTCTGGGCCGATGTCTGCATGTGCGAGTACACCAGCCACGGTCACTGCGGCATCGTCAGCGATCGCATGGTCGAGAACGATCCCACGTTGGATCTGCTCGCAAAGGCCGCACTGACTTACGTGCAGGCGGGGGCTGATGTCGTTGCTCCAAGCGACATGATGGACGGCCGCGTCGCCCGCATCCGCGAGACGTTGGAGGAGGCGGGTTACTGCTTCGTCCCGATCGTCTCCTACGCCGCGAAGTACTCCTCCGCATTCTATGGCCCATTCCGCGAAGCCGCCGAGAGCGCCCCGCAGTTCGGCGATCGGCGTTCGTACCAGATGGATCCGGCAAATACCGACGAGGCCATGCGCGAAGTTGCCTTCGATATCGACGAGGGCGCCGACATCGTGATGGTGAAACCCGCGTTGCCGTACCTGGATATCATTCGCCGCGTAAAGGACGAGTTCAACATCCCCATCGCTGCGTACAACGTTTCTGGTGAGTACTCGATGCTGCACGCCGCCGCGGAGAAGGGTTGGCTGGACTACGAGAAGGTGATGATGGAGAGCCTGCTCAGCATCCGCCGCGCCGGCGCGACGATGATTTTGACCTATTTCGCTAAGGACGCCGCGCGCGTCCTGGCTCGCCAATAA
- the hemC gene encoding hydroxymethylbilane synthase, with translation MSKKTLKLGTRGSRLALTQANLVAEQIRNGRPDIQVETIIIETTGDKILDSSLARIGGKGLFTKEIERALLDGRVDVAVHSLKDLPTLQPEGLALGAISRREPPGDLLIAAKPVDWKKLGPEETIGTSSLRRRAQVLALNPSVQIAELRGNVPTRIRKMLDGQYTAILLAAAGVKRLGEQAPFMSEVPFDEMLPAPGQGAIGLQVREGDDETCEILSSIHHEETAACVTAERALLQALGGGCQIPLGSLAEINGDGTMSLRGRVISQDGTRSCEGEVSGTPADAEQLGEELAEKLKADGAVEILAEVEQLDAEAGYENAVRRAEAMRALPLGDKTIIVTRDEDTDGPLSTALRDLGAHPLCLPLVQHLPPEDPAPLHEGLLALDEFDWLVLTSPRGVATVEAELEKEGRSLSAVKTRIACVGKGTARAVADAGAEVALIAQDARAEGLLEAFLSEQDLKGAKVLYPRADRARSTLVEGLRELGAEVSDPIAYRTVPAKQTGPVVEALDTRRAQGILFCSASAVESLSELLDREEFARLLGGVAVGSMGPVTSQAIERAGAGVDVEPEERTFSGLAHALAEHFARGSG, from the coding sequence ATGAGCAAGAAGACTCTCAAACTTGGCACACGCGGCAGTCGCCTGGCGCTGACCCAGGCGAACCTCGTGGCCGAGCAGATTCGGAACGGACGCCCGGACATTCAGGTCGAGACGATCATCATCGAAACGACCGGCGATAAGATTCTCGACTCCTCATTGGCGCGAATTGGTGGCAAAGGTCTGTTTACGAAAGAGATCGAACGTGCTTTGCTGGATGGCCGCGTCGATGTGGCTGTGCACAGTTTGAAGGATTTGCCGACGCTGCAGCCGGAAGGGCTGGCGCTTGGTGCGATTTCTCGCCGTGAACCGCCCGGCGACTTGCTGATCGCCGCGAAGCCCGTCGATTGGAAGAAACTCGGTCCGGAAGAGACGATCGGCACCTCGAGTCTGCGGCGGCGTGCACAGGTCCTGGCGCTGAATCCAAGTGTGCAGATTGCCGAGTTGCGCGGCAACGTGCCGACGCGCATCCGCAAGATGCTGGATGGTCAGTACACGGCGATTCTTCTCGCCGCGGCTGGCGTCAAGCGCCTCGGCGAGCAGGCGCCCTTCATGTCCGAGGTGCCGTTCGACGAGATGTTGCCCGCTCCGGGTCAAGGCGCGATCGGCTTGCAGGTTCGCGAAGGCGACGACGAGACGTGCGAGATTCTCTCCTCGATTCACCATGAAGAAACTGCGGCTTGCGTGACGGCCGAACGTGCGCTCCTGCAGGCGCTCGGCGGCGGTTGCCAGATTCCGCTTGGTTCGCTGGCTGAAATCAACGGCGACGGCACGATGTCGTTGCGGGGAAGAGTCATTTCACAGGACGGCACGCGCTCTTGTGAAGGCGAGGTCTCCGGTACTCCCGCTGATGCCGAACAACTCGGGGAAGAACTGGCCGAGAAGCTGAAGGCGGACGGCGCTGTGGAGATTCTTGCCGAGGTCGAACAACTCGACGCAGAAGCCGGCTACGAGAATGCAGTGCGTCGTGCAGAGGCCATGCGGGCGCTGCCACTCGGCGACAAGACCATCATCGTGACACGCGACGAAGATACGGACGGTCCGCTGAGCACCGCGCTGCGTGACTTGGGTGCGCATCCCCTTTGCCTGCCCCTCGTGCAGCACTTGCCGCCGGAAGATCCGGCCCCCTTGCATGAAGGCCTGCTCGCCCTAGATGAATTCGATTGGCTTGTCCTGACCAGCCCGCGTGGCGTTGCGACAGTCGAAGCCGAACTGGAAAAAGAGGGACGGAGTCTCTCGGCGGTGAAGACTCGCATCGCTTGCGTTGGAAAAGGAACCGCGCGCGCCGTCGCCGATGCCGGCGCAGAAGTCGCCTTGATTGCACAGGACGCGCGAGCCGAAGGACTGCTGGAGGCGTTCTTATCCGAGCAGGACCTCAAAGGCGCGAAGGTCCTCTATCCGCGCGCTGACCGCGCCCGCTCGACCCTGGTTGAAGGGCTGCGCGAACTCGGCGCCGAAGTCAGCGATCCGATCGCCTATCGCACTGTACCAGCGAAGCAGACCGGTCCGGTCGTCGAGGCGCTCGACACGCGAAGGGCTCAGGGCATTCTATTCTGCAGCGCCTCGGCCGTCGAAAGCCTGTCGGAACTGTTGGACCGCGAGGAGTTCGCACGCCTGCTGGGCGGGGTTGCGGTCGGTTCGATGGGCCCCGTCACCTCACAGGCCATTGAACGGGCCGGTGCCGGCGTCGACGTCGAGCCCGAAGAGCGGACCTTCTCAGGTCTGGCGCACGCCTTAGCCGAACATTTCGCCCGCGGCTCCGGTTGA